A stretch of the Balneolales bacterium ANBcel1 genome encodes the following:
- a CDS encoding UvrD-helicase domain-containing protein gives MEKMTKGDSRSPAERTEQIRKHRGHMILEAGAGTGKTYSLTERVIHQLVERNVPLERMLALTFTDFAAAEMRARIYKAVNEKQRQLAGPEQVREADMTNLRDRGKQGDTEQPDTEQDSAASHQFNPQETGKQHAEAVNSGNAGSDEEQIPEGASPLNPELEHLQQTRRRFSKNYISTFHSFCNRILHYFPDELAGIEIWDQPEWLDRHYGKPNTRNVEGSFELLGEYDEVLWMQEWRKEFYRKYKAHPGLQRQLSRLSVADFEKFMRLLAGLGEEVLRELAELSPERYISKLTVLAGEWQAEKEQMERSLIEDFRANPQWFRKPDKRPLSYDEMLAIRTKSGFHRRHFDKDAVDPEVLDEVVERGKRMFESTAVLEKVARTLARPGLAQSLAGYTDQGDFDPDMEAYWNMRDLAELALRWHRLIRYMRFDAGCFNYDDMIWLTHTLFENNPDVAGQVRQRFDQILVDEFQDTDSRQWDIIRKIGFDDTPAETGQVPKREVLIVGDVKQAIYAFRGGDVAMMHKAHRDLAAHSGTDPAVVPLDWSFRSNPAIIGFANRLFRQVFETPSGAASYEAPHQPLKTPDPKLSKNAGADGEVRVLRTDYKTLKGHKVEWSVEAEALAERMELLEARRIARFLRQIHDGKVDKYQRITGKMRAGENAVGILYRRRKHFGAMEQALQEVGLTCTVGKGAGFFARSEINDVRLLLAFLLDAYDDVSLTGLLRSPMVSLSDEGLLAVRMAMDAPEHDYPNFWSAVAGFRDWAGDDLDADDLFALSRGVPFLENLRKQVPVRRVSELVEQAFFTDGPWLGAYADDSRTRENLMKLLDVIRSLESGGRGTLFEITGFLSDRIEEEASEPEAELPDPAPIRLMTIHGSKGLQFPMVVIPDMYAGSPEGGVKLNIAPSDGDSSAWPSLAYKQGDRESGNDTEDSFINIVLRSEARKRNAAEMKRLLYVAVTRAETHLMLSLAKPANIGEGGTFAELIKPWLRREEEAAPDARRTGAGLPEPDKPVPDGPPSSPSASGTPHADLDAGQVVICDLTPDELEMLAMMGYRDKAGKAPSGGDTEKASDHQPEKTAGGGAEAMPERSGDAFEPDSDGVPEPDSAYSASGAEAMPVVIDRDNERFRQVDQAVSSEIKTASEGAPAGKPDSSSKPDDKAASDPSRKSGDRADRDLTSKPDEGSAPDFTRKPDDRADPEAPQSGPENAESPAQWIALSPADAGTLVHRTLEMGLVDAAPDIARAFWQRELLRMGYANPDGVARDNSDELMRHCRNAVAWLKSRFSEPLETRFEVAFDLQTRENDRTVTIRGSIDMILRDRDGNDHIVDFKTGPVDTAEISRHVAENGYDRQVAVYRNAYIQLTGKHLPESQVWLLFTAPDEAEPVSLPDISNHT, from the coding sequence ATGGAAAAAATGACTAAAGGCGATAGCAGGAGTCCGGCAGAACGCACGGAACAGATCCGGAAACATCGCGGCCATATGATTCTGGAAGCCGGTGCAGGAACGGGCAAAACCTACAGCCTCACCGAACGGGTCATCCATCAGCTGGTGGAGCGTAACGTGCCGCTGGAGCGGATGCTCGCGCTCACTTTTACCGATTTTGCCGCGGCGGAAATGCGCGCTCGAATCTACAAGGCCGTGAATGAGAAGCAGAGACAGCTCGCCGGGCCGGAACAGGTTCGGGAAGCCGACATGACCAATCTTCGGGATCGCGGGAAGCAGGGTGACACGGAACAGCCTGACACCGAGCAGGATTCGGCGGCTTCACACCAATTCAATCCGCAGGAAACCGGGAAGCAGCATGCCGAAGCCGTGAATTCGGGTAATGCCGGGAGCGACGAAGAGCAGATACCGGAAGGAGCATCCCCGTTGAATCCCGAACTGGAGCACTTGCAGCAGACACGGCGCCGGTTTTCAAAGAACTACATCTCGACGTTCCACTCATTCTGCAATCGGATCCTGCATTACTTCCCGGACGAGCTGGCCGGCATCGAAATATGGGATCAGCCGGAGTGGCTGGACCGGCATTACGGCAAGCCGAACACCCGGAATGTGGAAGGCTCTTTTGAGCTGCTTGGGGAGTACGATGAAGTGTTGTGGATGCAGGAGTGGCGCAAGGAGTTTTACCGGAAGTACAAAGCACATCCGGGACTTCAGCGTCAATTGTCACGTCTGTCGGTAGCGGATTTTGAGAAGTTCATGAGATTGCTGGCGGGTCTCGGGGAGGAGGTGCTCCGTGAACTGGCGGAACTGAGTCCGGAGCGGTATATCTCCAAACTGACGGTGCTCGCCGGTGAGTGGCAGGCCGAGAAGGAACAGATGGAGCGGTCACTTATCGAGGATTTCCGTGCAAACCCGCAGTGGTTCAGAAAACCGGATAAGCGTCCGCTTTCCTATGATGAAATGCTTGCCATTAGAACAAAGAGCGGATTTCACAGAAGGCATTTCGACAAGGACGCTGTCGACCCCGAGGTGCTGGATGAGGTTGTCGAGCGCGGGAAGCGGATGTTCGAAAGTACCGCTGTGCTGGAAAAAGTCGCCAGAACGCTCGCCCGGCCCGGTCTGGCGCAATCCCTTGCCGGTTATACGGATCAGGGTGACTTCGATCCCGATATGGAGGCGTACTGGAATATGCGCGACCTGGCGGAGCTGGCACTGCGCTGGCATCGGCTGATACGCTATATGCGGTTCGACGCGGGGTGTTTCAACTACGATGATATGATCTGGCTCACTCACACGCTTTTTGAGAACAACCCCGATGTGGCCGGTCAGGTGCGGCAGCGATTTGACCAGATTCTGGTGGATGAGTTTCAGGATACCGACAGCAGGCAATGGGACATCATCCGAAAAATCGGGTTTGACGACACTCCGGCAGAGACCGGACAGGTTCCGAAACGGGAAGTGCTGATTGTGGGGGATGTCAAACAGGCCATTTACGCGTTTCGGGGCGGGGATGTCGCCATGATGCACAAGGCGCACCGGGATCTGGCCGCTCATTCGGGCACCGATCCGGCGGTGGTTCCTCTCGACTGGTCATTTCGCTCGAACCCGGCGATCATCGGTTTTGCCAACCGGCTGTTCCGGCAGGTGTTTGAGACCCCGTCAGGGGCCGCATCCTACGAAGCACCCCATCAACCGCTCAAAACTCCGGATCCGAAACTCTCGAAAAATGCCGGTGCCGATGGCGAAGTGAGAGTTCTGCGCACCGACTACAAGACACTGAAGGGGCATAAGGTGGAATGGTCGGTTGAGGCCGAAGCGCTTGCCGAACGCATGGAATTGCTGGAGGCTCGCCGCATCGCCCGGTTCCTGCGGCAAATCCACGATGGGAAAGTCGATAAATACCAACGGATTACCGGAAAAATGCGCGCAGGAGAGAATGCCGTCGGCATCCTGTATCGGCGCAGGAAGCACTTCGGCGCCATGGAACAGGCACTTCAGGAGGTGGGACTCACCTGCACGGTGGGCAAAGGTGCCGGTTTCTTTGCCAGAAGCGAAATTAATGATGTGCGTCTGCTGCTCGCCTTTCTGCTGGATGCCTACGATGATGTGTCGCTAACGGGACTGTTGCGATCCCCCATGGTTTCTCTTTCGGATGAGGGGCTGCTTGCGGTACGCATGGCGATGGATGCCCCCGAGCACGATTATCCCAATTTCTGGAGTGCCGTGGCCGGTTTCAGGGATTGGGCTGGCGATGACCTGGATGCCGATGATCTGTTTGCGCTGAGTCGTGGCGTGCCCTTTTTGGAAAACCTCAGGAAACAGGTGCCGGTGCGGCGGGTGTCGGAGCTGGTCGAACAGGCGTTTTTCACCGATGGGCCCTGGCTTGGCGCCTATGCAGATGATTCCCGGACCAGGGAAAACCTGATGAAGCTGCTGGATGTGATCCGGAGCCTGGAGAGCGGCGGCCGCGGGACTCTTTTTGAAATCACCGGTTTTCTGTCCGATCGAATCGAGGAGGAAGCCTCCGAACCGGAGGCAGAGCTTCCCGATCCGGCACCGATCCGTTTGATGACGATCCACGGATCAAAAGGGCTCCAGTTTCCCATGGTGGTGATTCCGGATATGTATGCAGGCAGTCCGGAGGGAGGGGTTAAGCTGAATATCGCCCCCTCGGATGGCGACAGCAGCGCCTGGCCGTCGCTGGCGTATAAACAAGGCGATCGCGAATCCGGCAATGACACGGAGGACTCATTCATAAACATAGTATTGAGGTCCGAGGCCCGGAAACGGAACGCAGCGGAGATGAAACGGTTGCTCTATGTGGCCGTAACCCGCGCCGAAACCCATCTGATGCTGAGCCTGGCAAAGCCCGCAAATATCGGAGAGGGCGGAACCTTCGCGGAACTGATTAAGCCCTGGCTCCGAAGGGAAGAGGAGGCTGCGCCGGATGCCAGAAGGACTGGAGCCGGCCTTCCTGAACCGGATAAGCCAGTGCCGGACGGACCCCCTTCTTCACCGTCTGCTTCAGGAACACCGCATGCGGATTTGGATGCCGGGCAGGTGGTTATCTGTGACCTTACCCCCGACGAACTGGAGATGCTCGCCATGATGGGGTATCGTGATAAGGCAGGCAAGGCTCCATCAGGCGGCGATACGGAAAAAGCTTCCGATCATCAACCTGAAAAGACGGCCGGAGGAGGAGCGGAGGCGATGCCGGAGCGTTCAGGAGATGCTTTTGAACCGGATTCCGATGGTGTCCCGGAGCCGGACTCCGCGTATTCGGCATCGGGAGCGGAGGCCATGCCGGTGGTGATCGACCGTGACAACGAACGGTTCCGGCAGGTGGATCAAGCCGTTTCTTCGGAAATCAAAACCGCTTCGGAGGGTGCCCCGGCCGGGAAGCCGGACTCATCCAGCAAACCAGACGATAAAGCGGCCTCTGACCCGTCCCGTAAATCTGGTGATCGAGCAGACCGGGACCTCACCAGCAAACCTGATGAAGGATCGGCCCCGGACTTCACCCGCAAACCTGATGACCGAGCAGATCCGGAGGCCCCCCAAAGTGGTCCGGAGAACGCTGAAAGTCCTGCTCAATGGATCGCCCTCTCACCGGCCGACGCCGGAACCCTCGTGCACCGAACCCTTGAAATGGGACTGGTTGATGCCGCGCCGGATATTGCGCGTGCTTTCTGGCAACGGGAGTTGCTCAGGATGGGATACGCCAACCCGGATGGTGTGGCCCGCGATAACAGCGACGAGCTGATGCGCCATTGTCGAAATGCCGTTGCGTGGCTGAAAAGCCGATTCAGTGAGCCGCTGGAAACGCGGTTTGAGGTGGCCTTTGATCTGCAGACGCGTGAAAACGATCGTACCGTTACCATCCGTGGCAGCATCGACATGATACTCCGTGACCGCGACGGCAACGACCATATCGTTGATTTTAAAACGGGTCCGGTCGACACCGCCGAAATAAGCCGGCATGTTGCGGAAAACGGATATGACCGGCAGGTGGCTGTATACAGAAATGCGTATATTCAGCTCACCGGGAAACACCTTCCCGAATCGCAGGTCTGGCTGCTGTTTACAGCCCCGGATGAGGCCGAGCCTGTCAGCCTCCCGGACATTTCCAACCACACATAG